In Vibrio tritonius, the following are encoded in one genomic region:
- a CDS encoding lysoplasmalogenase: MGMWSWISVALAGYVSIYSFKKNDKKQSLIFKVVALGLLCLLLITHSSTVSASGQWIFASLIVSIVADWLHCFRPYSKVSFCSFLVAQLMVSKAFWLQLSGTIVWWMPALLIATGIVAFFLLLPQLDKLIFPVMVMGLVLLQMAWAAGEAWLKIGTTTSLFGFLGSIAFIISWLTVAIHERRQEIKGAVYLISGFYFLAQCFVVQAVLIVN, from the coding sequence ATGGGCATGTGGAGCTGGATTTCTGTTGCATTAGCTGGATATGTAAGTATCTACTCATTTAAAAAAAATGATAAAAAACAAAGTCTTATATTTAAGGTTGTTGCGTTGGGATTGCTGTGTTTGTTATTAATAACACACTCTTCTACCGTCTCTGCGTCTGGGCAATGGATATTTGCTAGTTTGATAGTGTCAATTGTGGCTGATTGGCTGCACTGTTTTCGTCCTTATTCAAAAGTCAGTTTCTGTTCATTTTTGGTCGCTCAATTAATGGTGAGCAAAGCATTTTGGTTACAGCTCTCCGGTACGATTGTTTGGTGGATGCCTGCATTGTTGATCGCTACCGGTATTGTGGCGTTTTTTCTATTACTCCCTCAGCTTGATAAGCTTATCTTTCCAGTGATGGTCATGGGACTTGTTCTGTTGCAAATGGCTTGGGCTGCTGGAGAAGCTTGGTTAAAAATCGGCACAACAACGTCTTTATTTGGTTTCTTAGGTTCGATTGCTTTTATTATTTCTTGGCTTACGGTTGCGATTCATGAGCGACGACAAGAAATTAAAGGAGCGGTATATCTTATTTCCGGATTTTATTTCTTGGCCCAGTGCTTTGTTGTTCAAGCGGTTCTCATCGTTAACTGA
- a CDS encoding YecH family metal-binding protein produces MMTRNVHAHKVLNQLDVNPMNEAQLREWISQEFGDDVVFHTCRLQNLSVDALFTFLQEHNKVLVEEGIWSLNKEKICQH; encoded by the coding sequence ATGATGACCAGAAATGTACATGCCCATAAGGTATTGAATCAGCTGGATGTAAATCCTATGAATGAAGCACAGCTTCGTGAATGGATTAGCCAAGAGTTCGGTGATGACGTGGTGTTTCATACCTGTCGATTACAAAATCTTTCCGTTGATGCCTTGTTTACCTTTCTTCAAGAGCACAACAAGGTGCTAGTTGAAGAGGGGATATGGTCGCTTAATAAAGAGAAAATCTGCCAGCATTAA
- a CDS encoding bifunctional diguanylate cyclase/phosphodiesterase: MYTSSFVLQPDSAHKELKNILANYPDIPSGQVLIQLFSAQSRSQVQEIAELLLSAIPQAHLIGMSTTQVIRHGDIFDNQTLVAISQFDNAKLTSALVEYGNDEVDDGYQMMNHLDLSSSSQLIFCFADRMNVGGSERFSVFDQHPHSVPISGGTSVPTDQGQWVICGKQCYENAMVAVAVHAEQLLCRVGGYKQWNPIGRAFRVTKANNSYVYGLDNKPIDDVYRHYLSHGESLDCQLVKSFPLVKEGKEDQEVYIPQRFIDGAIEFNAPLMIGDEVRFCFDHPSLTLEQVRSGAHYLREQKPDKIFVYNCVTRLQFMEHNQELLPLQEVSDICGCYCMGEFWHDGSKQRVMHHSMSYVAIREGEFEVQQEPARYVANKGVTAPLFSLIRNAFDDVDLLNRNLEQKVQRQASLLTASYRIDARTGLPNRSVLQEHLHSIQLDEHLLTIKVTNFSQINEKYGYKVGDKLLVDLSVHFQLHINQHISANCHLYAIGVGEWAAIFSSNFKERKIHKLFGEFVDELEHVNFEPYGLPELDYLSVSMCAGLVSRRDFPTQEGDELLLRSIEARRYAYKNNEHFCNAKTLLGQDRVRKEQLKWLSCVSRAVMDNNVLVYSQPIFAAHTREQISQECLVRLEDKGKVILPGRFLPVIAGTHLYTRLSHQLITRIGEYMQDRDDSFSINLSPQDLISDSTLVLIEEMIKRLNNPSRIGLEVLESEQIKDYGRMAEVCNHFRGLGAKIIVDDFGSGYSNIDEIVKLEPQIIKLDGSLIKQLDTDDKQRKITEQLVKLCHVLDAKTVAEFVHNQQVCQICEDIGVDYLQGFYLAEPARLI, encoded by the coding sequence ATGTACACCTCCTCATTTGTTTTACAGCCAGACTCAGCTCATAAAGAGTTGAAAAATATCTTAGCGAATTATCCAGATATTCCATCTGGGCAGGTTCTTATTCAGCTTTTTTCTGCTCAATCCCGCTCTCAGGTTCAAGAAATAGCCGAATTGCTGTTAAGTGCCATTCCTCAGGCTCATTTGATTGGAATGAGTACGACGCAAGTGATTCGTCATGGCGATATTTTTGATAATCAGACCTTAGTTGCCATCAGTCAGTTTGATAATGCCAAGTTAACCAGTGCCCTTGTTGAATATGGTAATGACGAGGTAGATGACGGCTATCAAATGATGAATCATTTAGATTTATCTTCCTCAAGCCAATTGATTTTCTGTTTTGCAGACCGAATGAATGTGGGGGGAAGTGAACGTTTCTCTGTTTTCGATCAGCACCCTCATTCAGTTCCGATTTCCGGCGGCACTTCCGTACCGACGGATCAGGGGCAATGGGTAATTTGTGGTAAGCAATGCTATGAAAATGCGATGGTGGCTGTCGCAGTGCATGCTGAGCAATTGCTATGTCGTGTGGGAGGATATAAGCAGTGGAATCCTATTGGCCGCGCTTTTAGAGTAACCAAAGCGAATAACTCTTACGTATATGGATTGGATAATAAACCGATTGACGATGTGTATCGCCATTATTTAAGTCATGGTGAAAGCCTCGATTGCCAGTTGGTGAAGAGTTTTCCTTTGGTAAAAGAAGGGAAAGAAGACCAAGAGGTCTATATCCCGCAACGGTTTATCGATGGTGCCATCGAGTTTAATGCTCCGCTAATGATTGGTGATGAAGTTCGTTTTTGTTTCGATCACCCCTCTTTGACGCTCGAGCAGGTGCGCAGTGGGGCGCATTATTTACGAGAGCAAAAGCCGGATAAAATTTTTGTCTACAACTGTGTTACCCGTTTACAGTTCATGGAACACAATCAGGAGCTTCTTCCTTTGCAGGAGGTAAGTGATATTTGTGGCTGTTACTGTATGGGGGAGTTTTGGCATGACGGCAGTAAGCAACGTGTCATGCACCATAGTATGAGTTATGTTGCGATTCGAGAAGGTGAGTTTGAGGTGCAGCAAGAGCCGGCTCGTTATGTTGCAAACAAAGGCGTTACCGCACCATTGTTTAGTTTAATTCGTAATGCTTTTGATGATGTGGATTTACTGAATCGTAATCTTGAGCAGAAGGTGCAACGCCAAGCCTCGTTACTTACTGCAAGTTATCGTATTGATGCGCGCACAGGCTTGCCAAATCGATCGGTATTACAGGAGCACCTCCACAGTATTCAGTTAGATGAGCACCTGCTGACGATAAAAGTCACCAACTTTAGCCAAATTAATGAAAAGTATGGTTATAAAGTTGGAGATAAGCTTTTGGTTGACTTGAGCGTTCATTTTCAACTGCATATTAATCAGCACATTAGCGCTAATTGTCACCTTTACGCTATTGGGGTCGGAGAGTGGGCCGCTATTTTTTCATCCAATTTTAAAGAGCGTAAAATTCATAAATTATTTGGTGAATTTGTTGATGAGCTAGAGCACGTCAATTTTGAACCTTATGGTTTGCCTGAGCTTGATTATCTATCAGTTTCTATGTGCGCGGGGTTAGTTAGTCGGCGTGACTTTCCTACGCAAGAGGGGGACGAGTTACTGTTACGTTCGATCGAAGCGCGACGTTATGCTTATAAGAATAACGAACATTTTTGTAATGCTAAGACGCTACTCGGACAAGATAGAGTACGCAAAGAGCAGCTAAAGTGGCTTTCTTGCGTGAGTAGAGCGGTAATGGACAATAATGTTCTGGTGTATAGCCAACCGATTTTCGCAGCGCATACTCGAGAGCAAATTTCACAAGAATGTCTTGTGCGCTTGGAAGATAAAGGAAAGGTTATTCTTCCAGGGCGTTTTCTCCCGGTTATTGCTGGAACCCACCTTTACACGCGTTTAAGTCATCAATTGATTACTCGTATTGGCGAGTATATGCAAGATCGAGACGACTCCTTTTCTATTAACCTGTCACCACAAGACTTAATCAGTGATAGTACGTTAGTGCTCATTGAGGAGATGATTAAGCGGTTAAATAACCCATCTCGCATTGGTTTAGAGGTGCTGGAGTCGGAACAGATTAAGGATTATGGGCGCATGGCTGAAGTGTGTAACCATTTTCGAGGGCTCGGGGCTAAGATTATTGTTGATGATTTTGGTTCGGGTTATTCCAATATCGATGAAATCGTTAAGCTAGAGCCTCAAATTATTAAACTTGATGGTAGTTTGATTAAACAGCTAGATACAGATGATAAGCAGCGCAAGATTACGGAGCAGTTGGTGAAATTATGTCATGTTTTGGATGCAAAAACTGTGGCTGAATTTGTGCATAATCAACAGGTGTGTCAAATCTGTGAAGATATTGGCGTCGATTACCTACAAGGGTTTTATCTTGCCGAGCCGGCTCGTCTTATTTGA
- a CDS encoding Dps family protein, with protein sequence MNMNLIGLDKQQSQQLAQSLNHLLANYQVFYMNTRGYHWNIKGKEFFELHAKFEEIYTDLQTKIDEIAERILTIGAQPLHSFSSYLESAEIQEHTNVTDGQNTMQGLVEGFSHLISHQRKVLELATEADDEGTASQMSDYIREQEKLIWMLNAWLQ encoded by the coding sequence ATGAACATGAACTTAATCGGTTTAGATAAACAACAGAGTCAGCAACTAGCACAATCACTGAATCACCTATTGGCGAACTACCAAGTGTTTTATATGAACACACGGGGCTATCATTGGAATATCAAAGGCAAAGAATTCTTCGAGTTGCACGCTAAGTTTGAAGAGATCTACACCGATCTTCAGACAAAAATAGATGAGATAGCAGAACGTATCTTAACCATCGGAGCTCAGCCCCTACATAGCTTTAGCAGCTATTTAGAAAGCGCTGAAATTCAAGAGCATACCAATGTCACCGATGGGCAAAACACAATGCAAGGGTTAGTCGAGGGATTTAGTCATCTAATTAGCCACCAGCGTAAAGTGTTAGAACTGGCCACTGAAGCTGATGATGAAGGGACAGCTTCGCAAATGAGCGATTACATTCGCGAGCAAGAAAAACTCATTTGGATGTTGAACGCTTGGCTGCAATGA
- the rsmD gene encoding 16S rRNA (guanine(966)-N(2))-methyltransferase RsmD, protein MARRPQQKPVAKAATTGQVRIISGLWRGRKLPVHDAQGLRPTTDRVKETLFNWLAMEIPAARCLDVFAGSGGLGFESASRQAKHVTMLEMNPQAYQQLKKNVAALKADNIEVHNTDALQFLAKSGEPYDIVFIDPPFRQGLLDTTIEHLEKNGWLSENAFIYIECEKELPLPNLPSHWELHREKVAGQVCYRLFARSQA, encoded by the coding sequence ATGGCAAGACGTCCTCAACAAAAACCGGTAGCGAAAGCGGCAACAACCGGTCAAGTTAGAATAATCAGTGGGTTATGGCGAGGTCGAAAACTTCCCGTACACGATGCTCAAGGCCTACGTCCTACAACTGATCGAGTTAAAGAAACTTTATTTAATTGGTTAGCAATGGAAATACCAGCAGCGCGCTGTCTGGATGTTTTTGCAGGTTCTGGCGGTTTGGGATTTGAATCTGCTTCTCGCCAAGCAAAGCATGTCACAATGTTGGAAATGAACCCTCAAGCTTATCAGCAGCTAAAGAAAAATGTGGCAGCACTGAAAGCAGACAATATTGAGGTTCACAATACTGACGCATTACAATTTTTAGCGAAATCTGGCGAACCCTACGATATCGTATTTATTGACCCACCATTTCGCCAAGGATTATTAGACACCACCATTGAACATTTAGAAAAAAATGGTTGGCTAAGCGAAAATGCGTTTATCTATATTGAATGCGAAAAAGAACTGCCCTTACCAAACTTACCAAGTCATTGGGAATTACACCGTGAAAAAGTGGCAGGACAAGTGTGTTATCGACTGTTCGCAAGGAGCCAAGCATGA
- a CDS encoding Cof-type HAD-IIB family hydrolase, translated as MTTESKPTPYKIVASDLDGTLLAPNHQLSSQTKRTLKTLHDKGFTFVFATGRHHVDVAGIREIAGIPAYMITANGARVHNQQDELMFSKDVPEELVQEIVDVLKDDPTIFVHIYRHNEWYLSGEDTESAKYHNQSGFTFTSFNTNQAPKDGVAKVFFTSRFQDHEHLAEYETKLRERFQDKLSIAFSSPWCLEVMGPDVSKGDALKAVAESMGLSLENCIAFGDGMNDQEMLTMAGKGLVMGTAHPKVLQVLPTIERIGSSADDAVAHYLENNLL; from the coding sequence ATGACCACTGAAAGTAAACCGACACCGTACAAAATTGTTGCCTCTGATCTCGACGGCACCTTACTCGCACCAAATCACCAACTAAGCTCTCAAACAAAACGTACACTCAAAACCCTCCACGATAAAGGCTTTACTTTTGTTTTTGCAACCGGTCGCCACCACGTGGACGTGGCAGGAATTCGTGAGATTGCAGGTATTCCTGCTTACATGATTACAGCGAATGGCGCTCGCGTGCACAATCAGCAAGATGAATTGATGTTTAGCAAGGATGTACCTGAAGAACTAGTACAAGAGATCGTTGATGTTCTGAAAGATGACCCAACCATCTTTGTTCATATCTATCGCCATAACGAATGGTATTTAAGTGGTGAAGACACCGAATCAGCTAAATATCATAACCAATCAGGTTTTACCTTTACCTCTTTCAACACCAACCAAGCGCCAAAAGATGGTGTGGCAAAAGTATTTTTCACTAGCCGTTTTCAAGACCACGAACACTTAGCCGAGTACGAAACAAAATTACGTGAACGTTTCCAAGATAAATTAAGTATCGCATTCTCGTCACCATGGTGTTTAGAAGTAATGGGACCTGATGTATCAAAAGGCGATGCATTGAAAGCAGTCGCTGAATCAATGGGATTAAGTTTAGAAAACTGCATTGCTTTTGGCGATGGCATGAACGACCAAGAAATGCTAACCATGGCGGGCAAAGGACTGGTGATGGGAACAGCTCATCCCAAAGTTCTGCAAGTCTTACCGACCATTGAACGTATTGGTAGCAGTGCAGATGATGCTGTGGCTCACTATTTGGAAAACAACCTTCTCTAA
- a CDS encoding EAL and HDOD domain-containing protein, whose translation MYTTYVARQPILNAKRHTLGYELLFRDGETNAFPEHVDSDRATYRLIAENFLSIGRNPAIGRSRCFINFPYNSLIRRLPLTLPKDQVVIEVLETCKPTDELWEAMRELYLKGYLLALDDFIYSAEWERFLPFVHIVKLDIRLMGMDKACEFVRKRLANGSKRKFLAERVETKEEFEQARSAGFKFFQGYFFSKPEMISQRDISPEQVITMRLFKEVCRDDVNFKRIEEIVSQDVALSYKLLRFVNSMSDRLAVPISSFRQALVYLGQDRLRIFVSLAVASYISIHKPKELYSLALQRAQFCYLMSRYRPFQQHQDHAFLIGLFSVLDALLDAPLDELITELPLTEDIKDSLINRSGKIGALLDIEECYEQGDWQQLSTLCMRMGVKVDTVTYELTEALRWSQDIHRLI comes from the coding sequence ATGTATACAACGTATGTTGCACGCCAACCAATATTGAATGCCAAGAGGCATACTTTAGGGTATGAGCTTCTTTTTCGGGATGGTGAAACAAATGCTTTTCCAGAACATGTTGACTCAGATAGAGCAACCTACCGACTGATAGCAGAGAATTTTCTCTCGATAGGCCGTAACCCTGCGATTGGTCGTTCCCGCTGTTTTATTAATTTCCCTTACAATAGTTTGATTCGCCGCCTTCCTCTTACACTTCCCAAAGATCAGGTCGTTATTGAAGTTTTAGAAACATGCAAACCCACAGATGAACTTTGGGAGGCAATGCGAGAGTTGTACCTAAAAGGGTATTTGCTTGCTCTAGACGACTTTATTTATTCTGCTGAGTGGGAGCGGTTTCTTCCTTTTGTCCACATTGTAAAATTGGACATACGCTTAATGGGGATGGATAAAGCTTGCGAATTTGTGCGTAAGCGTCTTGCGAACGGCAGTAAGCGTAAATTCCTAGCGGAGCGAGTTGAAACCAAAGAAGAATTTGAACAGGCTAGAAGCGCAGGATTTAAATTCTTCCAAGGGTACTTCTTTAGTAAGCCGGAGATGATATCGCAACGAGATATCAGCCCCGAGCAGGTGATTACGATGCGTCTTTTCAAAGAAGTGTGTCGTGATGACGTAAATTTCAAACGTATTGAAGAGATTGTCTCTCAAGATGTCGCTTTGTCTTATAAGCTGCTGCGATTTGTGAATTCAATGTCCGATCGGCTTGCTGTGCCGATTTCCTCTTTTAGACAAGCATTAGTGTATTTAGGGCAGGATAGGTTACGTATTTTCGTGTCGCTTGCTGTGGCTTCCTATATTTCGATTCATAAGCCGAAAGAGCTGTATAGTTTGGCTTTGCAACGTGCGCAATTTTGCTACTTGATGTCACGTTATCGACCTTTCCAACAGCACCAAGATCATGCTTTTTTGATTGGTTTGTTCTCGGTGTTGGATGCATTACTTGATGCTCCTCTAGATGAACTGATTACTGAATTACCATTAACTGAAGATATTAAGGATTCGCTGATTAACCGCTCTGGTAAAATCGGGGCATTGCTTGATATTGAAGAATGTTATGAGCAAGGTGATTGGCAGCAGTTGTCGACTTTGTGCATGCGCATGGGGGTGAAAGTCGATACGGTCACTTATGAACTAACCGAAGCATTACGTTGGAGCCAAGACATACATCGTCTCATTTAG
- a CDS encoding alpha/beta fold hydrolase, with amino-acid sequence MSTTQTLYSFTQEDQFLARMNSEVADLWQQRNEGFYRAFDKKKVYWCSLTNPNHTKAIVMVNGRIESTWKYQELFFDLYQNGYDIYSFDHRGQGLSQRLIDNIEMGHVGEFNDYITDLIALLELFDLEKYQQRFLLGHSMGGAIATRYVQMTPQHPFHALAVTAPMFGVNMPWQLRPIAIPLTQVMTATSSTPKYAPGFAGYYAKPFDINPLTHSEVRYQWFRKLYEERPELKLGGPSTRWVWQGLMAAKQCLQLTRQVKLPTLVVQAEADTIVDNKAQTRFITKLAKTNTQCHIELIHGAKHELMFESDQYRNQVLTSILDFFQQVTSK; translated from the coding sequence ATGTCCACTACCCAAACACTCTATTCATTCACTCAAGAAGACCAATTTTTAGCTCGTATGAATAGCGAGGTAGCGGATCTTTGGCAACAAAGAAATGAGGGGTTCTACCGCGCCTTCGACAAAAAGAAAGTCTACTGGTGTAGCCTTACTAACCCAAATCATACTAAAGCAATTGTGATGGTAAACGGCCGAATTGAATCCACTTGGAAATACCAAGAGTTATTCTTCGACCTCTACCAAAATGGCTATGATATTTATTCCTTTGATCATCGTGGTCAAGGCCTCTCACAGCGTTTAATTGATAACATTGAAATGGGCCATGTTGGTGAGTTCAATGATTACATCACAGATTTAATAGCACTATTGGAACTGTTTGATTTAGAGAAATATCAACAACGTTTTTTACTTGGTCACTCCATGGGGGGCGCTATTGCAACCCGTTATGTGCAAATGACCCCTCAGCATCCATTCCACGCATTAGCCGTTACCGCACCAATGTTTGGCGTGAACATGCCTTGGCAATTAAGACCGATAGCCATACCACTCACTCAAGTTATGACGGCAACGTCTTCCACTCCCAAATACGCACCGGGATTTGCAGGATATTACGCTAAGCCTTTTGACATCAACCCACTGACCCATAGTGAAGTTCGCTATCAGTGGTTCAGAAAGCTATATGAAGAACGTCCTGAGTTGAAATTAGGCGGCCCTAGTACCCGCTGGGTATGGCAAGGTTTAATGGCTGCCAAGCAGTGCTTACAACTGACAAGGCAGGTCAAATTACCGACACTTGTTGTACAAGCCGAAGCCGATACGATTGTTGACAACAAAGCTCAGACTCGGTTCATCACCAAACTAGCGAAAACTAACACTCAATGCCACATTGAATTGATTCATGGTGCAAAACACGAACTGATGTTCGAAAGCGATCAATATCGCAATCAAGTACTCACTAGCATTCTCGATTTTTTCCAACAGGTAACCAGCAAATAA
- a CDS encoding DUF1145 domain-containing protein, which produces MKALIVAAKICIGLVWLVLLLNIAMPFPGKAAIALYIMTVFLFMMHGLQMLIFIGAFGDKVTTSRWEKWSILLFGIFALLDIRRKHMM; this is translated from the coding sequence ATGAAAGCACTCATAGTCGCAGCCAAAATATGTATCGGATTAGTTTGGTTAGTGTTACTGCTAAATATCGCCATGCCCTTTCCTGGGAAAGCGGCAATTGCTTTGTATATCATGACCGTTTTTCTCTTCATGATGCACGGTCTACAAATGCTGATATTCATCGGCGCTTTTGGCGATAAGGTGACAACATCTCGCTGGGAAAAGTGGTCAATCTTATTGTTTGGCATCTTTGCTTTACTCGACATTCGTCGTAAACACATGATGTAA
- a CDS encoding YhgN family NAAT transporter produces MEVISAATMLFLIMDPLGNLPVVLSILKHFDKKRQRAILIRELLAALVILMLFLFAGKSILSFLHVQPETLSISGGVILFIIAIKMIFPSAGSITGLAAGEEPFIVPMAIPMIAGPSVIAALLLLSSQYPTRMFELSLAVLLAWVGTSGVLMFYRFFHKILGERGLKAVERLMGLLLVMISTQMFLDGVKAYLGM; encoded by the coding sequence ATGGAAGTTATATCAGCGGCAACTATGCTGTTTTTAATTATGGATCCACTAGGTAATTTGCCAGTGGTTCTTTCAATTCTTAAGCACTTTGATAAAAAACGCCAACGCGCCATTCTCATTAGGGAACTGCTGGCAGCTTTGGTGATTTTGATGTTGTTCCTTTTTGCAGGGAAATCGATTCTAAGTTTCTTACATGTTCAGCCAGAGACTCTCAGCATTTCTGGTGGTGTGATTTTATTTATTATCGCAATAAAAATGATATTTCCGAGTGCTGGTAGCATCACTGGTTTAGCGGCAGGGGAAGAACCTTTTATTGTACCGATGGCGATTCCTATGATAGCCGGTCCTTCTGTTATTGCCGCATTACTCCTGTTATCGAGTCAATATCCAACGCGAATGTTTGAGCTCTCGTTGGCGGTGTTATTAGCTTGGGTTGGTACTTCAGGGGTTTTAATGTTCTATCGCTTTTTCCATAAAATATTGGGTGAACGAGGACTTAAAGCGGTTGAACGTTTAATGGGGTTACTATTGGTTATGATCTCCACGCAGATGTTTTTAGATGGTGTTAAAGCTTATCTGGGAATGTAG
- a CDS encoding tRNA-uridine aminocarboxypropyltransferase, producing the protein MALPCPRCGLVHQCICSQIPNLSDSHLLLSLLMHPEEIKRDTNTGRWLKEALPNCETYIWQRTQANQDLLDRINQKNRTSFLVFPAEDSLTDTQAIEQCEAQGTTPHFIILDGTWQEARKMRRKSAWLDKLPTVTLSTSNITSQYQLRRNQESGHLCTLEVANVLLSSLGEQTLANQLEQFFLNYMKVYQADKSGHIWQKKQ; encoded by the coding sequence ATGGCGTTGCCCTGCCCCCGCTGCGGTTTAGTGCATCAATGTATTTGCTCGCAGATCCCCAATTTGAGCGACAGTCATCTGTTGCTCTCATTACTTATGCACCCTGAAGAAATAAAGCGCGATACCAACACAGGCCGTTGGCTTAAGGAAGCATTACCAAATTGTGAAACGTATATTTGGCAAAGAACACAGGCCAATCAAGACCTATTAGATCGTATCAATCAAAAGAATAGAACGTCGTTTCTTGTGTTCCCTGCTGAGGACAGCCTAACCGATACTCAAGCAATTGAACAATGTGAAGCACAGGGGACAACACCTCACTTTATTATTCTTGATGGGACATGGCAGGAAGCGCGCAAGATGCGCCGTAAAAGTGCATGGCTAGATAAGTTGCCGACCGTCACTTTATCCACCTCGAATATAACATCTCAATACCAACTACGTCGTAACCAAGAAAGCGGACACCTATGTACCTTAGAGGTGGCTAACGTTCTACTGTCGTCTCTGGGTGAGCAAACCCTTGCCAATCAATTGGAACAGTTCTTTCTCAACTACATGAAGGTATATCAAGCCGACAAAAGTGGTCATATTTGGCAAAAGAAGCAATAG
- a CDS encoding acyltransferase — MEKESRVLFFDLLRCVAAVAVIAIHVLAPYRDQMGVIPDSHWLTAVSVNGATRWAVPVFILISGALLLSDRRPFEFGHYVQRRLGKVVVPFIVWSLFYALLSGLDAQGFHQDTAMETLSNSPHHATYYHLGFFYYFIPLYFVIPFLQWLNNKMDENQEQKVWSLFVGLWLLTTTLFLLHIDGPWSSQIWLYTGYLPLGYLLFKKVTITRFTVAISILLGCASIYLTIHSVVDLSAVKGHYSVGRWLSYKTLNVVLAASMIFMVGRALAPKLSEGAQRWVSFISQHSLGIYLLHPIFLWPMKAYGWHQGHPAWVIPLWILLSGAGALAVSWLFSRSSKTRWLLP, encoded by the coding sequence ATGGAAAAAGAAAGCCGCGTGCTGTTTTTTGATTTGTTGCGTTGTGTGGCGGCAGTGGCTGTTATCGCAATTCATGTACTTGCGCCTTATCGAGACCAAATGGGCGTTATTCCAGACAGTCATTGGTTAACTGCTGTCTCGGTAAACGGTGCAACTCGTTGGGCGGTTCCCGTTTTTATTCTTATTTCTGGTGCATTGTTACTGAGCGATCGTCGGCCGTTTGAATTCGGTCATTATGTTCAGCGTCGGCTGGGAAAAGTGGTTGTGCCATTTATTGTCTGGTCACTGTTCTACGCTTTGTTATCTGGCTTGGATGCTCAAGGCTTTCATCAAGACACTGCAATGGAAACGTTAAGCAATAGTCCTCATCATGCTACCTATTATCACTTAGGTTTCTTCTATTACTTTATCCCGCTCTATTTCGTTATCCCATTCTTGCAATGGCTCAATAATAAAATGGATGAGAATCAAGAACAAAAAGTATGGTCACTCTTTGTTGGTCTATGGCTGCTGACAACGACTCTGTTCTTACTGCATATTGATGGTCCATGGAGTTCACAAATCTGGCTTTATACAGGTTATTTACCTTTGGGATACCTGTTGTTCAAAAAGGTCACGATTACTCGCTTCACTGTTGCTATTTCGATTCTATTGGGTTGTGCTTCGATTTATCTGACCATTCATAGTGTTGTCGATTTGAGTGCCGTGAAAGGGCACTATTCTGTTGGGCGATGGCTATCTTATAAAACACTTAATGTTGTGCTTGCGGCAAGTATGATCTTCATGGTGGGGCGTGCTCTTGCACCTAAGTTATCTGAGGGCGCTCAGCGGTGGGTGAGTTTCATCAGTCAGCACAGTTTGGGTATTTATCTGCTGCATCCGATCTTTCTGTGGCCAATGAAGGCTTATGGTTGGCACCAAGGTCACCCAGCGTGGGTGATTCCTCTGTGGATTCTACTAAGTGGTGCAGGTGCATTAGCGGTGAGTTGGCTCTTTTCCCGCTCGAGCAAAACACGCTGGCTATTGCCATAA